The following is a genomic window from Stenotrophomonas maltophilia.
GATCGGTCTCGATGCCGGTCAATGCGCGTACCAGGCGGGTCTTGCCATGGTCGATGTGCCCGGCCGTGCCGACGATCATGCCTGCAGCGCGCTCCACTGGGCGAGGAAATCGGCTTCGTCTGCGTCCTCCAGACAGCGCAGATCCAGCCACAGTGCGTCATCGGCAATGCGCCCCAGAACCGGCTGCGGCAGTTGGCGCAGGTGCTTGGCGAAACGGTCCAGTCCCCCGCGACGCGTACAGGTGATGCGCAATCCCGCGCTGGCCAGCTGCGCCAGCGGCTGCGCGCCGCTGCCGATCTGGCTGTGCATTGGCGCCGCTTCGATGCGGTAGTCGTCCGTCATCGCGGACCGCATCGGCGGCAGCAGGCGTTGTGCCTGCGCATCGATGTCCTGCTGCGTGCGCGCCAGCGTACGCAGGGTCGGCAGGCGCTGCGCCAGGTACTCAGGTTCGCGGTACAGCGCCAGCACCGCTTCCAGTGCAGCCAGGCTCATCTTGTCCATTCGCAGTGCGCGCTTGAGCGGGTTGCGGTTGATCCGTGCGATCAGGTCGGCGCGGCCGGCGATGATGCCCGCCTGCGGCCCGCCCAGCAGCTTGTCGCCGCTGAACGAGACCAGATCGGCACCGGCGGCCAGCGCGTCCTGCACCGTCGGTTCGGATGGCAGGCCGAAGGCGGCCAGGTCGCACAGGCTGCCACTGCCCAGATCCACCACCAGCGGCAGGCCGTGCCCGTGGGCAATGGTGGCCATCGCCGCAGTGTCGACCTTGGCAGTGAACCCGGTGATGGCGTAGTTGCTGGCATGTACCTCCATCAGCAGCGCGGTACGCGCGTTGATGGCGCCGGCGAAATCGGCCGGGTGGGTACGGTTGGTGGTGCCCACTTCGCGCAGCCGTGCACCGGCGCTGCGCATCACATCGGGGATACGGAAGGCACCGCCGATCTCCACCAGTTCACCGCGTGACACCACCACCTCGCGGCGGTTGGCCAGGCTGTTGAGCAGCAGCAACACCGCCGCGGCATTGTTGTTGACCACGGTGGCGGCTTCAGCGCCGGTGAGTTCGCAGATCAGTGCCTGCACCCGCGCATCGCGGTCACCACGGCGACCGCGGTCGAGGTCGAACTCCAGATCGACCGGCGCGGTCATTGCGCGGGTGACCGCGTGCACCGCGATCTCCGGCAGCAGGGCGCGACCCAGGTTGGTATGCAGCACGGTGCCGGTCAGGTTGAACATCGGCTGCAGGCTCTGGCGGGCATCGGTAGCCAGTACCGCCTCGAGCGCCGCAACCAGTGCCGGGCCCTCGGTTGCCTGCTGCAGATGCTCGGCCGAAAGCGCACCGGCGCTGATGCGTTCGCGCAGCGTCTGCACCTGCGAGCGCAGCAGTTGGGTGATGCGGCTGCGGCCGTGGCCTTCGATCAGTGCCGACAGCGCCGGCAGGCGCAGCAGCCGATCCAGCGAAGGCAGCGCAGCCGAGGATGCCGGGGCAGGGCGGGTGCGTGGCATCGGTTCAGTCGCCGTCGGCCTGCCACAGCAGCGGGTTCTGGCTGGCACGCGCGTAGCCTTCCTCGCCCAGCAGGATATCCAGCGCCAGCGTCGCCAGATCGTCGGCCACCGGGTCCAGCTGCGGGTCCTTCTCCAGATACAGGATCTTGCGGTAGCTGTGGCAGTGGTCGCAGGTCTCGGCGCGAACCGCGCTCTCACGCACAGCCTCGCCGCTGTCACCGTCCACATCGGCCAGCGCGCGATAGGCGATGTCCTTGCCGGCGGCGCCACACTGGCTGCACTGCACACGCACGTAGTGCCACTGGCAGGCGCACAGCGAGCATGACAGGTATCGGTAGGACGCGTAGGGCGGGCGTGCCTGCACCATGCTGGCCACCGGCAGGGTGCCGCACAGCGGGCACAGGCCGGGTGCGTCGGCCAGTGGTTTCAGGTCGGTGGCGCGGAAGCTGGCGGCCAGCACGGCCCAGTACACCTGCAATGCATTCATCACCAGCAACGCAGCCACTGCATCCACCGACGGTGCGTCATCACGCTCCAGCACCGCATGGGCCTGTGCATCGAGCCAGCGGTCATCGGCGGCGGCGACACGCTGCAGCTCCTGCCGTGTTTCTGCCGGCAGCCCGGCTTCGTCGGCGCAGTGCTGGCACAGCATGCGCAGCCAGTCACGCCAGCCATCATCGAGCTGAAGCGTGTTGGCCGGCCGCAACGGCATGCCGGCACCGGCAGCGGCGCTTGACTGTTGCGCGCGCGCCTGCGCCTGCAATGCCTCGCGCCGCTGCGGTGTCACTTCATCCAGCAGTGCCTGCTGGGCATCGGCCAGCGCCGCCAGCAGCTGCAGGTAACCGCCGATGGCACTGTGGACGGCCAGGCTGCGCAGGCGCGCCGCGCGATCGGTGAACAGCGATGCTGGATCGGGCAGGATGATGCGGGGGACGTCGCGCGAGGCGAGCGTCTCGATCTCACCGGGTTCAAGGATGCGTTGCGCCATGCAGGGCCAGCCGGAAGAACCAGGCTCCATCCTCGCCGTTGTCGGCGCTGGCGTCCAGCGTGCCAATGTCAAAGCAGTCGAGCGTGGCTCGACTCTACAGAGGTGGATCCCGACCGTTGGTCGGGATTCGATCAGTGCCGACCAACGGTCGGCACCCACCATCAGACCTCGCCATCCCACCGATAGCTGCTGTTGCCTTGGCTTGAAGCGGGTGCAGGGCCGCAGGCCCTGCTGCTAACCCTGTTCCCGGCGCCCGCGCAGGATGTCGCGGAACCACTGCCGGTGGTGCTTGTACGCCCAGCCGTAGGTCACCTTGCCCTGGGTCATCGCCCGCACCGAGCCCTTGATCCAGATCGCCGCATAGATGTGCACCACGATCGCGCAGATCAGTACCCAGCCGAACAGCGCGTGCGCAAGCACCGAGAAGCGGATCACCCCGATCGGGAAGAAGTGGCTGAAGTACTGCCGCCAGATCACAAAGCCGGTCAGCAGCAGCGCCGACAGGCAGCCGATGATGGCCCAGAACAGCAGCTTCTGCCCGGCATTGAAACGGCCCACCGGTGGCAGCCGCTCGTCTTCGTTGCGCAGCACATCGCGCATGCCGCGCAGCCACGCGCGGTCGTCGGCGGTCGGCAGGTTGTCGCGCCACATGCGCAGGGCCAGCAAGGCAAAGCCCACCACCATGGCCAGCCCGACGAACGGGTGCAGGATGCGCGTCCACGGTCCGCCGCCGAACAGCTGGGTGAGCGGGAACAGGGCAGGGTGGAACAATGCCAGTCCGGACAGTGCCGTCAGCACGAAGCAGATCGCCACGATCCAGTGGTTGATGCGGGTCGGCGCGCGGTAGCGGATGATCTGTCGCGGGTGCGGTGCGTACTTCATGGCCGCTGCTCCTCGTCGATGGTCTTCGCCTCGTGCTCGGCTTCCTCTTCTTCCTCGTCATTGACCGTATTGCGGCCGATGCCGATGTAATGCAGGAAGCCGGCAAAGGCAGTGGCGGCGATCGCCAGCACGCCCAGCGGCTTGGCCACGCCCTTCCAGATCTCCACCATCGGGCTGATCCGCGGGTCCTTGGGCAGGTCGGCGTACAGCTCGGGCTTGTCCACGTGCTGCAGCACGTACATCACGTGGGTGCCGCCGACGCCCTGCGGGTCGTACAGGCCAGCGTTCTCGTAACCGCGCGATTTCAGGTCTTCGACGCGGCCGGCGGCATGCTCGGTCATCGCCTGCTTGCTGCCGAAGGTGATCGCGCCGGTCGGGCAGGTCTTCACGCAGGCCGGTTCCTGGCCCACCGCCACCCGGTCCGAGCACAGCGTGCACTTGTAGGCCTTGTGGTCCTTCTTGGAAATGCGCGGCACGTCGAACGGGCAACCGGTCACGCAGTAGCCGCAGCCGATGCAGTGCTCCTCCTGGAAATCGACGATGCCGTTGGCGTACTGGATGATCGCGCCGGGTGACGGGCAGGCCTTCAGGCAGCCCGGATCGCTGCAGTGCATGCAGCCTTCCTTGCGGATCAGCCACTCCAGCTTGCCCTTCTCGTCCTCGTACTCGCGGAACTTCATCACCGTCCACGACTGGTCGCTCAGGTCTGGTGGGTTGTCATAGCTGCCGACGCAGCTGCCGACCTCGTCGCGCAGGTCGTTCCACTCCATGCAGGCGACCTGGCAGGCCTTGCAGCCGATGCATTTGCTCACGTCGATCAGCTTGGCGACCTGGCCGGTGTGCGCGCTGCGCGCCTGTGGCGAGGGCGTGGTGGTGGCCGAGCGGCGGATGATGTCCAGCGATTGCAGTGACATGGCGTGTCTCCTACACCTTCTCGACCTTGACCAGGATGCACTTCGATTCGGGCGTCTGCGAGTTGCCGTCACCGATGGCGTTGGTCAGCGTATTGGCGATGTAGCCGGGCTTGGCTGCACCGAGGAACCCCCAGTGGATCGGTATGCCCACCTGGTGCACGGTCTTGCCATCGATCTGCAGGGCCTTGATGCGTTTGGTCACCATCGCCACGGCTTCGATATGGCCGCGCTTGGAGCTCACGCGCACGCGGCTGCCGTTGTTGATGCCCAGCTCGTCGGCCAGGGCGGCGCCGATCTCGACGAACTGCTCGGGCTGGATGATGGCGTTGAGCTTGCCGTGCTTGGTCCAGAAGTGGAAATGCTCGGTCAGGCGGTAGGTGGTGGCCACATGCGGGAACTCGTCCGGCGAACCGATCTGCGCACGGTCGCTGGCGAACACGCGGGCGGCGGGGTTGTTCAGCGTCTGTGCCTGGCCGGGGCTGAGCGGGTTGCTGCGCAGCGGGGTGTCGAACGGCTCGTAGTGCTCCGGGAACGGGCCTTCGGCCATGCCGGCCTTGGCGAAGAAGCGGGCGATGCCTTCCGGGTTCATGATGAACGGGCCCATGCCACCGGCCGGGTCCTCGTCGGCCTTGAAGTCCGGCACGTCCACGCTGCCCCAGTTCTTGCCGTTCCAGGCCAGCAGGGTGCGCCGCGGGTCGAACGGCTGCCCGGCCACGTCGCACGAAGCGCGGTTGTACATGACGCGGCGGTTGGCCGGCCATGCCCAGGCCCAGCCCAGCGTATTGCCGATGCCGGTCGGGTCGCTGTTGTCACGTCGCGCCATCATGTTGCCGGTCGGGCCCCAGGCACCGATGTAGATCCAGCAGCCGGAGGACGTGCTGCCGTCATCGCGCAGGTCGCCGAACGCGGCCAGCTGTTCACCGGCCTTGCGCACCAGCCTGGTCGGATCCTTCGGGTCGAATACATCCACCAGCGCCTTGCCGTTGTATTCCATCGCCAGCTCTTCCGGCGTCGGTACCTCGGGGTTGGAATACTTCCAGGCCAGGTCGCGCACCGGTTCCCACCAGGCGCCGCCGTCCTTCTGGTACAGCGCTTTGATGCGATGGAACAGCTCGGACATGATCTCGATGTCGCTGCGCGCTTCGCC
Proteins encoded in this region:
- the selA gene encoding L-seryl-tRNA(Sec) selenium transferase encodes the protein MPRTRPAPASSAALPSLDRLLRLPALSALIEGHGRSRITQLLRSQVQTLRERISAGALSAEHLQQATEGPALVAALEAVLATDARQSLQPMFNLTGTVLHTNLGRALLPEIAVHAVTRAMTAPVDLEFDLDRGRRGDRDARVQALICELTGAEAATVVNNNAAAVLLLLNSLANRREVVVSRGELVEIGGAFRIPDVMRSAGARLREVGTTNRTHPADFAGAINARTALLMEVHASNYAITGFTAKVDTAAMATIAHGHGLPLVVDLGSGSLCDLAAFGLPSEPTVQDALAAGADLVSFSGDKLLGGPQAGIIAGRADLIARINRNPLKRALRMDKMSLAALEAVLALYREPEYLAQRLPTLRTLARTQQDIDAQAQRLLPPMRSAMTDDYRIEAAPMHSQIGSGAQPLAQLASAGLRITCTRRGGLDRFAKHLRQLPQPVLGRIADDALWLDLRCLEDADEADFLAQWSALQA
- the fdxH gene encoding formate dehydrogenase subunit beta; its protein translation is MSLQSLDIIRRSATTTPSPQARSAHTGQVAKLIDVSKCIGCKACQVACMEWNDLRDEVGSCVGSYDNPPDLSDQSWTVMKFREYEDEKGKLEWLIRKEGCMHCSDPGCLKACPSPGAIIQYANGIVDFQEEHCIGCGYCVTGCPFDVPRISKKDHKAYKCTLCSDRVAVGQEPACVKTCPTGAITFGSKQAMTEHAAGRVEDLKSRGYENAGLYDPQGVGGTHVMYVLQHVDKPELYADLPKDPRISPMVEIWKGVAKPLGVLAIAATAFAGFLHYIGIGRNTVNDEEEEEAEHEAKTIDEEQRP
- the fdhE gene encoding formate dehydrogenase accessory protein FdhE, whose protein sequence is MAQRILEPGEIETLASRDVPRIILPDPASLFTDRAARLRSLAVHSAIGGYLQLLAALADAQQALLDEVTPQRREALQAQARAQQSSAAAGAGMPLRPANTLQLDDGWRDWLRMLCQHCADEAGLPAETRQELQRVAAADDRWLDAQAHAVLERDDAPSVDAVAALLVMNALQVYWAVLAASFRATDLKPLADAPGLCPLCGTLPVASMVQARPPYASYRYLSCSLCACQWHYVRVQCSQCGAAGKDIAYRALADVDGDSGEAVRESAVRAETCDHCHSYRKILYLEKDPQLDPVADDLATLALDILLGEEGYARASQNPLLWQADGD
- a CDS encoding formate dehydrogenase subunit gamma, which encodes MKYAPHPRQIIRYRAPTRINHWIVAICFVLTALSGLALFHPALFPLTQLFGGGPWTRILHPFVGLAMVVGFALLALRMWRDNLPTADDRAWLRGMRDVLRNEDERLPPVGRFNAGQKLLFWAIIGCLSALLLTGFVIWRQYFSHFFPIGVIRFSVLAHALFGWVLICAIVVHIYAAIWIKGSVRAMTQGKVTYGWAYKHHRQWFRDILRGRREQG